The genomic segment CTATGGCAGATATTTGTTGTTTCTTATTACAAGCAAGAAACACCTTGTAcacattgttgtttttcactTATCTTTAAAGTGCCATTTTTATCAGTGTAAAGCTGCATGTACAAACCAGAGGAATTCTGGTTTAGTTTTAACAGGTATTAAATCTTTTAGAATATTTGCACTCATACTTGTACAGgaaccaaaacaacacaacacaatatcaCGATATCAAGGTGGCAGAAAATTACTGAAGaaaaactacaattttgagAGGTTGTAGAGAAAAAATTGCCTCTTTAGTAATCTCAATACACAGATATCTGCATATGATAGCCGAATCTGTGGGAAATCAGGGTAACGCAAGTGTTCTGGTTACCGTTTGTAGTCAGAGTTGTAATGACTGACCACGCCTGAGCAGGCTTTGGTTGCCTGTAGGTATACTAACACGTATCAAAATGCAATCTCTGAACCCATCAGCTATTGAtggatttatctttttataattatttaatattaataaactacATGTTGATGCATCTTAAAATAGAGATTATTGTCTTTCGACTCGCACCAACTCCATGCTCTTGTCTTGGGTTTGCTAATCCGACTATGAACAATGACCGCCGCACAGAAGAGGAAATAACGATATCTGTTATCCAGTTATCCATTGGCTACGCAGGAAGCCTCGAAACACTGGCCATTGCTCCCAAGGGGTAAACCTACATGACAATTGATtattatcttagcttagcaaaaaTAATTGGggcagagggaaacagctaacCTGGCTCCATGCAAAGGTGTCCTGGGAAGTCAGTGCTCCTGGCCATTTTAAAGAATGTGAATGTATGGTATGCATGAGTTATTCATCTCTGTGCCTCTCTCTGCgtcgctaacagagagcaacagtagctagcaatagtttagaaatggagtccgctaACATAAACTAATGACTGAGGTCCAGAATAACACAGatgttccacagagcccctttagtTAGTCAACTTTAGAAGTGCTGACCGGCTATTGTTGTCATCTTTGGACAGAGCTAGCCGTTTCCCCATTTCTTGCTAAGCTACATACACTCTCCTGGCTGTAGATTCATATTTAACGTACAAATATGTAATAGTATCAATCATTTGATCTAAAGCTCAGCAAATAAGTGTTTCGCCAAATGTGACAAACCATTCCTTTATGTCCAGCAAAGTTAAAAGCACCCTGCAGTGAGCGCATTATTTTAACTACAGTATAATATGGTATATTCCATTTGAGCTGGAAGTGTGTTTTACTAACCTGATATAGCAAAGCCACTGAATCCCACTGCCAGCACCAGGAAGGAGATGGCCACCCCTTTACTGTGGGAATATCCGACCACCAGCAGTAATGTGGCCTCCATGCCAAATCctaacagagacagacagcaggtcacacacacacacacacacaatgcccACGGGCTGTTGGTCATCGCAGTGCCAATTGAATTAAGCATGATACATGGTCTGCACTCAATTACATAAGTGACAGATATAAAATCAATGCACAGTCACAACCAAGCGAGTCAACTTGAGTGTAACTATTGAACAGATAGATTTTTATAAAAACCTAAACAGAACCAGCTCCTCATCCCATCTGGCAGCGAGGAGCAACTGAAAACGGAGCAGTATGGACCCGACACCATGACAGTAACACCCTGTGACTGTGCTGAGAGAGGTGTGGAAAACAATATTTCATCCTCGGCTCAGTCTTCTCACCTCCACAGTTCATGATTTTCCTGACGTTGGTAGTGGACAGGATGTTCTTGCTGCGCAGGTAGTCGGCCAGCTGGCCGCCGATGGGCACAATGATGGTCATCACCAAGTGGGGCAGAGCAGACAGTATGCCGACCTACAACCACAAACAGAAATTGTATCAAATCAGCTGCAGCACAACATCTCCGACTGCTCAGTTTCAGATCTGTTGCATTGTGCGACCGTTAGCAGAAATGTACGAGCCATGAacacatctttttttgttttcgttGCGGGAATTTGCACTGAAGTGACTAAATGTAACAGAGAGCATTAAtctcttaaaggtccagtgcgAAGAATTTAGGGGAAACAAAGGAATAAAATAATCATGATTATGTATTCATTGATTCATAATCACCTGAAGCTAAGAATCCTTAGTTTTCTTTACCTTACCACCATTATGCACCACCACCAACACTGGCTCTTGAGAGGACctcttctttttgtgttttgtttttttgtttcgcATTTTCATTGATTGCAATCTTCAACACTGGGTCTTTGATAGATAATAACTAAAGATGTTTTACCCCAACACAGCCAGCTGTCATGTTCTCactcaaaacaaacatacaaacatacatctagtagtccagactgggagctcggcgCACCAGTGgagtgttgttgtttacactACTGGCTTGGACTGGGACGggtcagggctagctggttagcatgctaacttcaatagattTCTTTCTTATTCTCTTCAACAGAACATAAACTTCAAAACAatttctttccattttgttGATAATGTTATAAATTGATTTTCAGCTAAAATTCGTACACATTGCATCTTTAAGCCATgaacatttaaaggggcactttgtagttttggagaaaaatgtAAACTCAGAAGTTTAATATTTACTAAATTAATTAGGTAATAATTCAAACTGagaaatatttattgtttttgacaAGCTgctttcagaggaaaatatgatccccagaacactgtttcgACAGACATAGaacggtggcagggtccgccaaatacaTACAATGTAatacagtatgaaattgtgttgtcctttaaaatcagttttttatttagtcagtttattgagcgatgaaaacaaagaaagtttcTTTATTTAGGTTGTTTAGGCAAAAACTCTTcagattcatttttcttttccaaaacgacatttTGCACTTTTAATGTCATAAATACTTAAGACATGAAACCAAATTTTGAGGGGCTTGAACAGAGAGATGCACCCTTATGATGCATTGTTAGCATAAACCTGAtgttacatgtattttttattttattcgaTATGAATCACTTATTCAATGGTTGCTTATTTTTCCTAAACCATTGTTATTTAACTTCACTTTGACATcctttttaatatatatatatcttttgtGAACTGATGCTGCCTCATTACGTAAAACACCAGTTCATGAGAAAGAACCACCAGCCATTGATTCTGATAATGATTCGTACTAGCTACAAAGCGTGACACGCTCAGCTCTGAAACATCTATCGTGTATCGATCAAACAATTCATGCTCCATGTTTGTTACTTGCCCACTGACTCACCTTGCTTATCTCGAAGCCAAACACCTCCTCGAAGTATGCAGGCTGGCTAATGAGCAGCAGGTAAAAGGTCCAGCTCCTGCAGAAGTTTGCCACAATGATTGCATAGACAGGCATAGAGGTGAAGAACTTCCTCCAGGGGGTCTTGAATTTCTGGAATGGATTATTAAAAAGGATTTAATTTGACTAATAAATAAGTTTGGTTATTTATAAACTGGCTGATTGAAAGCTACGAGTGTCAGGTGGACTGAATGATATCGCTTGTCTGGAGGGCCTCGCCTCACCTCGGCAGGACCCGATAGCTTGACACTCTCTCCAATGCTCTCCTCAATGTAGCAGCGCTCCTCATCCGTGATGGTAGGATGCTCAGCGGGGCTCTCGTAAGACACAAGGATCCAGAACATGTACCAGAAGATACCGACGCATCCTGCATATCACAGACAGATATTACACATCAGGACTTCAGATCAGCACAGATGTAACACTGCAGCTAATTTTGACCTCAGCGGGTCGGCAAACACACAGTGTTTGGCAGCTTGATCTTTCCGAAATGCCTGAGAGAATAAAAGCCAGACAGGAAAGCTAACTGTATTCAGtccagagagcgagagagagagagagagtgagagagagagatggggggttATTTATTGACACACCCAAACATAGGAGGGAGGAAATCGATACGCAGTCTGCCCGGATAAATCCATTTGACTTTCACTGTCAAACTCTACGGCATCTACGGagcttttaaacactttttacaACACAGTTATCCATTGTTTTGTCATCGTTTTGCCACAGAGTCGCACCTCATCTCCCATTCCACTGCAGACGGAAAACACATGCAAGCCCTCATCAATGAATCTTACCATAGACGTAGAACACTGAGGACCAGCCTGAATACTGAACCAGGATCCCAGCCAGAGGCATCGCTATCACAGCACCAGCATACGAGCCTGACGGACACAGACGAGGGAAGATCAGACCTCAAAATCGATATACGCaacacatcagttttcattTATATCATACACAATACTAATAAGTAATTACCACAGAACGAGATGGTGGCCAGACGACTCCTTTCCAGCGGAGGAGCCCACTTACTCCAGATGCCGTGACATGCCGGGTAAGTTACTCCCTGAACGCAACCGCACAGAAACAGTCTGTATTAATTCATGGTAAAGAAACATGCGGCAACAGTGAGCAGCCGACCAGACCAAGTCTTTGTGAAATATGTGTATGCAATAAGAGCAGTCAGTGCTCCCTGTCAGCCATTCATTCGCATCCCAGGAGCTAGTAGTGTGTGCGAGCAGAATGATTTGAATCCAACCAATCaacgtgttaaaaaaaaaaaaatatgcaggtTAGTGCAATTAGATGATTAAATGCCACATGCACTCATTAGTCTACACCGATTTTGATGGATCCTACATGCCATTATTCCAGTAAAATAATAGATTCAAAATAGAACAAAACAACTTTACCTTTGCATTGTACTTCTGGATTATTTAAGTTTAGGATGTACTCACAATCTGCGAGGGAATACCCTTTTAGATCTGAACAAGAACCCACAGATATGTCTTATAATAACTaacaaaaattaacattttcaccCTTTTAATTAACGGAAACAAATTGCACGGGGCCATGAGCAAAGAGGACCTGATGAGCTGTTCGTGGAGCGAAGCGGCCTCGCGGCTATTAAATGTTCATCAGCTGCTAATTTGAACAAACTGTGTTGGCGTAAAAATACGATCTGCATGGAGTTTCTGAGGAGGGCAGCGCTCAGCTTCCAGTCTTCAAGGGATGAAATATTAGATTGTGATATTAAATCGTTTTTATTCACACAACAAAACTCCCATTTAGACTTTAATGATGATGTGCTGCAAGATGTTTTATCCAAAAAACTGTAGCATCAGTTTTCTGTATTCAACAGTCAACAGTCAACAGACTAATTTCATCAGCGCGCCAAGATTTATTATACAAAAGGCAGACAGCGTATCTGTGTGTCATGTTTCACTACAAAGCCAGAGGACTGACCCGTTTTTTTGCCTTTCAGCATTTCCCTTCACATACTCTCTGTGTACCGGCCCTTTGCTGACGTGTCTCCAGGATATAAAGTACGACAGCAGAAAAAGGAGCTGGACTATCCCACAAACACTCAGCTGTAGTGAACTGGATCAATGCAGCTTGGCTCATATTTCAGTCTTTTCCCGTGGAGTAAAATTTGCAGGTGGGCCCTCTGTATGGTGTATTATTGCAGAACCCCGGCCATAGTAACAGACActcacatcagacacacagtaacgTACGTAACCTTTATGTTCTTCTTCTAATAGAAAAATATAATTAGTTTATCTCACACAATACAATCCTTACTGAAGGAAGGGAAGATTTAAAGATGTTGTCGATATTCTCTTACCTCCACCAGGCCTTGTAATATCCTCACGAAAATGACACACCCATAATGGACCCGGGCGGCCGAGGGGATGAACATGTTGAGAGTCGAGGTCAGGACGATGGCAGCACCGAACACCCTGGAAATGACAGGATTATAATATTTTAGCTTGTTCGACTTATTACTACAACacaataatacataaaaatacataaataattaataatagtCACGTTTAATCAATTATTTGTATTACTGTAAGCAGGAAATAATTGTGtgaagacgtgtgtgtgttaaagttcAGGATGACTTCGCCGAAAAGGGACGATTTTGGGAATACGGGTGTTTGACCTTGAAAGAAGGGAGATAATGGCGTCAACGGTACCTGGGATGAAAATGTGGTTAGGTCCCGTGTGGATGAGTAAATATATGACATACAGTAAGAATGATGTAATGGTACTGAGTACATGAACGATGGCATAATGGTGTCCAAAGATGGGAGGAACTTGAAAGGATATAAGATTTAGCGTTAATGTGAGTGACGTTTTGCCAGGACCAGACTCGGTTTTGTTGCACCTGCTCCTTGACAATAAAACCTAATCATTATTGAACTATGACGATTGTTTTACTGCAGttatttttcaataaaatgtgGATGATTTCCTGAACTCATCCGACCCAAGTGAAGGTTTTCTTTCCCATATCCAATATTGCAATAAAAATATCCCATTCTTATGTCTTATAAGGACatcattattaaatattattggTCAAAGATTTTAATTAGCCTTCACATTTCGCTGAAAATATCCAGGAAACGTAACAGATTTAAATCTGACAATGAATTTCAAGTCTCCTTCTATTTATGTCCTTCTGGAAAAAGAAGTCTGTCACGAACTTAAACCGAGCTCATCACACACGGGCGCCTTGTGTCCTCTGTTCTGATTGGCCTTGGGCCACATTCGGTCTTCTGACGTCAGTGAGCTAAACATTCCAAGCGGCCACGCCCCGTTCACAGTCGCATCCATGCGTAGGTGTCGCTTAGCAACAATTTCGACTCGGCACTCGTCAGGAAATGCGTTTTTTCGTTAGGAATGACGTTTCTCATTTGACGCTTAATTCTAAAACATGTGCTTAGTATCATTATACAGCGCACAGCGTCTTCATTTTCgtgtagaagaagaaagaagaacatTATTATATTTAAGACCTATTTGCCTTTCTTCACGGTGAGGCAGCAGCTGAGGCGGGAGGACCAGGCCGTCCATAAACACCGAGCCAATTTGTCATTTCGGTCACGTTCTCCCGCCCCTCTCATCTGCAGGCGGGGGGCAAGCCCTAATCCAGTTGAGACCACTGTTGGGCACGAGACCAATTGATTCGATTACATCCGCGTGTCAATCAAAAGGACGAGGAAGAGACAAACCCGgaatataaacatttttcaaaatggagATGGGCCTACAAGAAAATCAGGAAGCTGTATTTATACACGGCTCATCTGACtccatcattattatcatcagtattattaccattattattatcattattattacgcAGCCTAATGGTAGagtattgttttcatttgtatgtTATGTTTAAGATATTGGCCCCTACTGTTTAGCTGACAATGACATCAGCACTCAGTATTCAGTCAGACAATAAACATTCAGCGTTTCATCCCCTTCAAATGTGCATATTAATATCACAGCTCCGTGCGAGTTAAAGCCTTTGGCGACAGGACAGGTCAGGTCTCCATGCCCTGAGAGAGCGGCGGATTAGACCCGGCTCCCCCCGGGGAGCTCATTAACAGGTGGCAGGGAGCCCTGACACCGGGAGCTGCAGGCCTGCCAGCCCGGCGCGCCGCCTGCAGCCCTGCATCCCTTCAGACCACAGGACCGTCTGCGCCACTTATCCACAGATACTCCGCCTATAATGGGAAATGTTCATCCGAGTCGAAATTCgtaaaatgattattattattattcatttatttatttattttttacactgAGGCcgtgtttggtttggtttgttccGGTAACCACGTGATCATTTTCGTCGCCTtactgattcatttttttttttttttttttttaataacaatgaAGACAGAGAGTCACACCAACTGTTCAACAGGCCatcataattatatatatatacatagagagagagagagagatcataCTGCTTCATCAGCCAACCCAGTGGCTGTGCTGTATCAGTGGTGCTTCAGGTGGAGGGCCGCCTACCTGTTCGCTGCCAACCTGGAGGAGATGTACCCCCCCGGGATTTGCGTCACGATGTAGCCCCAGAAGAAAGAGCCGTGGATCAGTCCCACCGTCTCCGGATCCCAGTTGAACTTGGCTTTCTAGAAGACAAAGCTGTTTTAAatccataaaataaaaataagaaataaaataaaagatagaTATTGTTAGAGGacctctgctgctggaggccgCTGCTTCATTTTGAGGCGATCATTCAGGAAACAAAcgaaaaaacatttattgtttgGATGGACTGGCCTGTTTATTTAAAGGCCTGCTGCCTTCATTGGTTTATTTCGATCTCATCACCGAAATCATTCATCTGGCCTACAGTGTCAGAGAAAAACTAACAAGAACATGATCTGAtctactcttcttcttcttcttcttcttcttcatatttctcttcttcctcctcctcttcttcttatGTTATTTGATATAGCTAACGATTATTCGGTCTCAACACAGGAACATGAATGAACCAATCACCAATTACCTAAATATTTCGTGAATTCACATATTGAAACATAACCTGCTTTAAAAGATACATGTGGCTTTTAATTTCGCACCTATTTGCATTATTATGCAAACAGATGCTTTCAAGGAATTACATTCTAAAATAACGTGACAGTGTGACGTTGTTTTTTGTTGCGTGTCTGCACGATTAAGCTTTTACACAGGGATGCATTCGATCTTATTAAAATTTCATCATGTAATCCACATTTTAGAGACTATAAAAGCTAGCTGACATGAAGCAGGGTCACATTTACCGCGCATTAATAATGTAGGCGTGTTTTAAAAATACCCCACGCCTATTTAAAGGATTCTTACGCACAAATATCAGCCTTAATTTTGCAGAAGCTCGTCGGGCATGATCACTGGGGGCAGTTTAACATTTATGAGGTGGTTTTACGGCCTAATATGACAGCAGGCCTCGTGTGCTCTGCCGTAatttcccctccacctcctcccgcTTATTTTCTTTTCCCCATAACACCAAGCAGCTGCCTCCTGTCTGGAGGCATGCAGTGTGTGATTCTACGTCAGGAGAGCTCGCTGCCGGCTGCCACACCTCCTTGATGATGATCTTGCCGTTCTGGTGGATGGTGCTGTTGTTGACCATGCCCACTATGGCCACGCCCAGGTTACACCGGATGCCAAAGGAGATGCAGAAGCCCATGCCGCTCAGGATGGCGATGATGTAGCGGCGGGGCAGACCGCAGCAGTTGCAGTCGCACAGCGGGGGCTTCTTCTCCGCGGCCTCCCGGGGCCGCCCGTCCTCCGTCAGCTCGATCACCTCGCCCGtcttctgcctcctctccaTCACCCTGTTATAACAGCCAGGGGAAGACAGTGTCTAGCAAGTGTGCCTAAGGAAACACCAACACTTAAAAGATCTAAAATGTCCTCTTAAAGGGGCTGTTCTGTACGAAAAGGTTGATGCTTGAGCCTCATACCCAAATCGTCCAATAATGACGCTTTGGGATTACAGGCCATTACGTCCTAAAGCGTTATTATTTCACGAGTTGAAAATGACAGTCAAAAATCACCTTTTCATGCAAATGgcacctttaaatgtgaaatatttcaagGAGGCccgtttttatttctgtttctggaTGAGGGTTTAATTCTAGGCCGGGTGCTGGATGGGAGGTTTTGGGTGGTTTGCGTGCCTGTCTGAGATTTCCTGTCATTTCAGTCAAGAACATGAAGGAGGCGAGTCATGCCCAATCACCAGAATCAACCATCTGTACACGTGTGAGGCCTCCACACTGGAGATCAGTCTCTCTGTCAGGCTGAAGGTGCATcacatctagctgtgaggtccAAGTCAGATGACTGTAGACACATGGTCGTCACCTATTAAACACATATATCCATCTGGTTTTGCTCTTGAGAGGAAAAGATAATAATCCAATAATTCAACTGGGCCCGTGGAGCTGGTGTCCCTGACTGTACCGCATTGCAGCAGCAGCCCGCTCACTTTCACACTCATTAGCATTCACGGGACCGAGCAGCATCTCCAGCCTCCAGACAGAAACACGTCTGTGGGCATTCCTCAGACTCCTCCAGGAGAGCCTCAACTCCAACAGCGTGTCCAAATCCAGCGTgcaaaaaaaatgatcaaaatcgaagaaaaaaaaaaaaaaaaaagaagcaaacagCTCAATTTACTTAATGAAAAGCAACAGCAGCCAATTAAAGAAGAATTGAATACATATTTATGTATGGATTGCAGTGAAATCAAAGgcctgttttttgggggggggagaagaggaaTAATCGGAAACCAAACTTGAGTTCATCATCGATACATGCGcattcgttttttgttttgttttgttttactagATTTCTCAGATCTGAAATAATTGcgcacaaaaacacatgagAGATGAATTCACGAGGGATCCATCTCTAGATACGCGTCTTTATTCGATCGCAGGTGCAGACACCATCACCGCCTCTACAGGAAACCCCATGTTGGAGGCGACGCGTTTGATTCCGCACGTTCATCTTGACGCGTGCGTCACTGCTTTTAAAGATAATGTGATACAATGCGTTATATCAATTATGAATGAATCCcccctttcaaaaaaaaaaaaaaaaaaaaaaaaaacccgcgCGTGGGGGCCTGCACGTTCCGTTTAATGAGATTCACGCACAGGCCCCGCATCAGGATGGACTGACAGctgtgtgcacacaaacacacacacacacacacacacacacatttgattgCATAATTTTCCTCTCCCATCCAGAGGCGTGACTATCATCCCTGTTTAAGTTGTAGCTCAATTTTGGGTGACCATTAATCACAGTCACACTTCCACACGAGGAAATTggcaaacacataaataaataatacataaaaaaaaatgcgtGTCCTTACCTGTGCATATGACCCAGGGCCTTCCCCGCAAATTCTTTCACCCCCGCCGTGGCTCTCATCTTCACCGCCTCCATGTCCAGTTTCTACGTGTCGGCCTTGTTTCTCGAGATTATCTTTAATGCTCGATCGTCATGTTACACGGCGCAGGATGGCCGACTGCAGCggctgagaggaaaaacaacaaaccaagTTATGATAGAATCTACAGTCCAGGGGAGGCGATGGtccaaggaaaaaaaagaaattaacaacaaaaaacaaaaacaaaacaaaacgaaacCGCGCCTACTTTTCACAATCAAAGATTCTGAAACGAAAACACCTCCGCGTAAAAAAGAAAGACTCAAACGAGCTGTGCGCCTTCGTCCACCCCCAGCTCATCTCCCGCCTGGCGTACAGTAGCCGCGCCGAGTGCCATCACGACGGAAACAACGCGGAGGGGGTGAAATTGACGGCCGGCGTCGTGGAGTAGcgcaggaagaaaaaagagggaggacGGTTGAATAGGAAGGATGAGTGGAGGGGGATAAACAGGAGAAAACCCTAAGCTGAAAGTTTAGGGAGCGGGAGTGCgcggttttttttgtgttttttttgttttttaggtctgattgtttttttggagcGGCTTCGGTGAATCGATGAGGGGAGCGAGGCTGGATCGCGTCTCCTGTGGTGGTGAGCGCAGGTTCATCTGACGTCGTGTTTCAGCACCGAGGTCAGCGACTGCAGCGCCGAGTCCAACAACATCTGGCCAGCTGCTCCGCACGACTCGATGGGAGGCCGGGAGTCGACATAAAACAtgagaatacacacacactcacacacacgcacacacgagTCTGATTCTGTTGgtggtttaataaaaaaaaacatatgacggaggaggaggaaaagaggaggacGGGGTTTTATGGTCTAATCCATCAGTTATGTCGCAGTCTGAATTAtgtgatcttttgttttttatttattcgtttgcatgtgtttgtttttgttcatttttgaatgCTCAAAAGTGCGGAATAAACACAAAACCAGGCGCAGTGAAGCTCGTGTGTGAGAGCTGCAGGTCTCCCGAGGGCGGTGCTATGGAAACCAAATGAGCAGGAGTGGATTCCCCTTCCAAcgggctcctctctcctcctcatcgtAGGAATCCATCAATTATTTAAGCGTCTCCCATATTCCCCCCCATCCCTCCCTTCCCGACAGCCACATCTTCCTCACAGAGACGTGAACACAATTCTGgaaggtttttcttttcaacatttaatatttaatcaaaGACACATCGGATACCATGAACAGgattttgaaaaacacatttttgccccccccaaaaaagaacataaaaataaaaataaataaataaaaggcttAAACCTCTAATATAATCCAGTTAATAagaatctaaaaaataaaataaaatcataataatgataatgataagaGTAGTTTTAGGTGTGGAGGTGTGACGTGTGGTTAGAGgacaaaagagagaagagaaaagagatcAGTGTGTGCTCCCATCATTTGTTGGTGTCGGGCGCCACCTGGTGGCACAACACCCTGCTCTGTTTACACTTTGTGTGATTATTCTGAGCTGATTCTGCTTCATTTGCGCACTTATCATTGTCATTAATTGATTTTTTCACAACcaaatttgttttgttgaatcATGTCTGATATAATAGTTCAGGGTTTTATTTGTCTTAAAGCTGTCCCCCACTCAAGGAAGTGTGTCGATGTGTGCGACTCGTCCAGGAATGAATGAACAGATTTTGACACTAGAAGACTTTTCTCACTTTCATCAGATGAggtttctctgtgtgaaaattTAGGACAAGTTGTTTATAGACAGACCTTTTCTGCAGGCCGAATGTGGCCCCCTTTAACTAACTCATCGGGGCCCCTTGCTCATCTTATGCAATCGAAACAAAAAAACtctcatttcattaaaaagtcTGAACCCAGAGGGAATTTAGGAGAGCCAAAGTGACAGCCCACTTCTCATATGGAAAAGGagctttttcctgtttttatccCACATCTTTGTATACATAATGATTCTTTTTCAATTGTCGGAAGTAATAAAacttataaaacataaaaagcgAGTattgttttaatgcatttgaacTCCGAGCTTCACTGTTCAGACGCAGGAAATGTAAAAGTCCGACCCCTTGGTACTTCActttttcaaattcaaacagaCACCGCTCTACAGAATGCATGTCGAGAAAGGACTTTTGGGGGACGTTGGAGACACCTGGTGATCAGTCGGATACTTACTATCCGTCTATATCAAACTCATTGTTAGCTACAACTTGTGTGTTCTCCCCCTCCTTTGTCCAGCCTTGAATCGGGTGGTGAAAACACATACTATGATCCAAAGGCAGTGTATTTTTCTTAGTCTCAAAACACATCTAGAGAGGATCTTTAAGGTGGTTGTGAGGCAGTTTCTTGACCTTTCCAGGATCTGACAGGAAGAGTCCAGTGATTTGTTGAAGCAAAAATGCAGATATTTA from the Sparus aurata chromosome 4, fSpaAur1.1, whole genome shotgun sequence genome contains:
- the slc17a6b gene encoding vesicular glutamate transporter 2.1, whose translation is MEAVKMRATAGVKEFAGKALGHMHRVMERRQKTGEVIELTEDGRPREAAEKKPPLCDCNCCGLPRRYIIAILSGMGFCISFGIRCNLGVAIVGMVNNSTIHQNGKIIIKEKAKFNWDPETVGLIHGSFFWGYIVTQIPGGYISSRLAANRVFGAAIVLTSTLNMFIPSAARVHYGCVIFVRILQGLVEGVTYPACHGIWSKWAPPLERSRLATISFCGSYAGAVIAMPLAGILVQYSGWSSVFYVYGCVGIFWYMFWILVSYESPAEHPTITDEERCYIEESIGESVKLSGPAEKFKTPWRKFFTSMPVYAIIVANFCRSWTFYLLLISQPAYFEEVFGFEISKVGILSALPHLVMTIIVPIGGQLADYLRSKNILSTTNVRKIMNCGGFGMEATLLLVVGYSHSKGVAISFLVLAVGFSGFAISGFNVNHLDIAPRYASILMGISNGVGTLSGMVCPLIVGTMTKNKTREEWQYVFLIASMVHYGGVIFYGIFASGEKQPWADPELTSEEKCGFIDEDELAEETGDITQNYGAFGAPAKSYGATTQVNGGWASGWEKTEEYVQEEAQGGAYGYRQDEGYS